From the genome of Emys orbicularis isolate rEmyOrb1 chromosome 17, rEmyOrb1.hap1, whole genome shotgun sequence, one region includes:
- the LOC135890786 gene encoding C-C motif chemokine 4-like isoform X2 translates to MKVSVAALAVLLIAAFCSLAFSAPIGSDPPTACCFSYTARQIPRNFVKDYYSTSSMCSQPGIVKGRELCANPSESWVQEYVNDLELN, encoded by the exons ATGAAGGTCTCCGTGGCTGCCCTCGCCGTTCTCCTCATCGCTGCCTTCTGCTCCCTGGCCTTCTCCGCGCCAA TTGGCTCTGACCCCCCGACTGCCTGCTGCTTCTCCTACACAGCCCGGCAGATCCCCCGCAACTTCGTGAAGGATTATTACAGCACCAGCAGCATGTGCTCCCAGCCGGGCATAGT GAAGGGCCGTGAGCTCTGTGCCAACCCCAGTGAATCCTGGGTTCAAGAGTACGTGAACGACTTGGAACTGAACTGA
- the LOC135890786 gene encoding C-C motif chemokine 4-like isoform X1 has protein sequence MKVSVAALAVLLIAAFCSLAFSAPIGSDPPTACCFSYTARQIPRNFVKDYYSTSSMCSQPGIVFTTRKGRELCANPSESWVQEYVNDLELN, from the exons ATGAAGGTCTCCGTGGCTGCCCTCGCCGTTCTCCTCATCGCTGCCTTCTGCTCCCTGGCCTTCTCCGCGCCAA TTGGCTCTGACCCCCCGACTGCCTGCTGCTTCTCCTACACAGCCCGGCAGATCCCCCGCAACTTCGTGAAGGATTATTACAGCACCAGCAGCATGTGCTCCCAGCCGGGCATAGT GTTCACCACGAGGAAGGGCCGTGAGCTCTGTGCCAACCCCAGTGAATCCTGGGTTCAAGAGTACGTGAACGACTTGGAACTGAACTGA